ACGACTGCGATAAAAAATTGTGCTTCCATAACAACACCAAATGTATTGACAAATTTATCTGCAAAGAAGTAAATATCTTGGAAAAACCAGTCAAAATCACTTTTTAAAAATAACTTAGAAAAATCTGCCATTTGTTTTTTCTCGATCATAAAAAAGAAACTTAGGATGAACGAAAGGACAAATGAAAGGCCAATCGATCCAATATCTTGAACATAACGCAAAAGAATACTAGCCCCATTTTGAATTTGAGACATTAAGTTTGATTTCTCTAGATAATTATCAATGACGACTAAAAGTTGATTATGATCATCTGTCGGAGTTTGATAAAAATGAATCACAGAATTATACATTTGAACTGATTGATGAATCAGAACCGGCACATATTTTGTAATGGCTAGATAGACTAAAAAAACAATCAAAGAATAGGTCGCCAAAACAAGAATGAGGGAGGGGATTTTTAAATAGCGCTGAACAAATTTCACGAAATGGAGCGCTAAAAACGTAAAAATAAACGTTAATAAAATCATCGTGATCATACTTCTAGCTAAAAATAAAATAAAAATAACAATCGCTAAAACAAAAAATCGTCTTAAACGATCGTTTTGAATAAATTTTTCATAAACCGACACAGACTTCACTCCTTATAAAGTTTTACTTTATTTCATATTAAGATAACTATAATGCTTTTTCACATTTTAAGATAGCAGTTTTATCGATAAACCTAAAAAAATAACTAGATATTAAAAAGTTTTTTTTTAGAAGCGGTTTTGTATATGTGTCTAAGTGTTATTTTTATTCTGTTTAATTTGTATTAAACGTAGTATTTTTATATTTTTCGGGAATTTATTATTATCTTATTTTGTTATTCTATTGATATTAGCTCTTCTTTTTGTTAAGTTTAAAATACAATAAGGGGGTTAAAAAGTGAAAAGGATAAAAAAAATAACTTTATGCATTGTTTTTGCATCATTATTATTCTTTACGGGATGTAGTAGTAAAGCAAATGAAGGAGATCTAGATAAAAAAATCTATGATCTAGAAACAAGTTTCAAAGAAACATATCAATTGTGGGTAGATATGAAGAATATGGGAGAAATCAAGAATAAAGAATATCCCAAAGATCTAAGAAAAGTAGCGACTGAGTTTAAAATTATTGGGGATAAAGCAAAATTAAGTAGCTATCAAAAACTTCTTAGTGAAGAAGATAAAATGATTTATGAAACCTATCGACAATTATCATCAGAAATCAAGGAATTGGCAAAAACAATTGAAAAATCGAAATTTGAACAAGCAAATACACAATATGAACTAATTTTAGAAAAAGAAGAAGGCGTGAAGGAGTAGGGGAATGAGTAGAAAAGGGTGGAAAAGAAAAAGCCTGACATTGTTTGTGACAGGTATACAACTATTAGGGTTATTTCCTTGGGGAGCACTTCAAAGTTTTGCACAAGAAAATGAACAAGCAGAAACGGTTGGTTCAAGTGAAGCAATCGCTCCACAAGAAAAAGTGAAAAAAGAAGATCTCGATCAGCAGACACAACAAAAACTTAAAAAAGCGGATGCGAGTACTGAGAAAGAAAACGAAACAACTGAAAAAACAGAGGATAAAACGGAAACAACGTTAGACGTTGCACCACAATTAAAATCAGCGTTTGAAGCAGACGAAAACAGTATGCTAACGTCAGTTAAAGACGATATGGCGAAAAAAGGGCTGACAGAACTGGTAGCCGATCGTTCAGAAACAACAAAAACGTTTATTCATCCTGAAACGGGTGAAGGGGAAACCGTTGTTTTTACAGAACCAATACATTTTGAAAAAGAGAAAGACAATTGGCAAGAATTTGAAGGTACGTTTCAAGCAGAAAAAGATACGTTTATTGCAAAAGAGCAGATTGAAGTTCAAGTACCAAAAGAAGTGACTGAAAAAGAAGTACCGACAGTCAAGGTTGGTGATGCAACAGTCGGAATCGGGTTATCAGACGATAAATATGAAGTGCAGTCAGTTAAAGACGACAAAGTTTTATTAGCTGCTGAAAATAATTTAGAGCCTGTAGAAATTTCATATCAGCCAACTGGAGTGAAAGTCAGTCAATATATTTCAGAAGAAACGGATCTGACCACCGTTAAATTTACGTTAAAGCTACCTGATACCCTGCAAGCAAAAGATGAAAAAGAGCAGGGGATTATTGGTCTTTATGATGGTGAAAAGCTTGTGAGTGCTGTTCCTACACCAACGATTGAAACAATAGCTGGCGATTTTATTTCAACTGCAGAGGCTGATTTTGACAGTAAAACGAATACCTTGACACTAAAAGCCCTTGACACAGAAAAACGTCAAAACATAAAAGCAGCACGTGTCAATGTCCAATTTGTCCAAGCGAAAATCGAGCAAGGGATTGAAGCAACTAGTATTCGTCAGTATGATGACAAAATGAATTATTGGTTCCAAGATTATATGTATATTGGCTATGATGATGGCTATAACGGAACATTAGGCGCAGCACATTTTGTTACCTATGGGTTAATCAAGATCCCTGATGCAGAATTGAAAAAAATTGGTAAAGGTAGAGAAATCGAATCAGCAAATCTTTCATTATTTAGAACAGGAGCACCAGGTTTTTGGGGAGATCGTGCAAAAGATGGCAGCGGAAAAGTAGTCAACCGTCATTTTGAAGTTCATGGCTTGACTAAAGATATCGGAGCCTTTTCTAAAGCTACGTATAAAGGGTTTAGTGATGCAAAATTCCCTTATGGACCACCTGCTAATGAATCTGGCAAAGAAACCATGATTGGTGGTATCGATCCAAATAACCGTAGAGTTAATTTTGACATCACTAATTTGGCCAACGACTGGATCAATGGCGGCAGTAATTTCGGGATGATCGTTAAAACCAATAAAGTAACGTCACATGAATTACCTTATTCCACTGCCGAAGTTTTTGCTGCACCTAAAGGTGGCGTAACGACGACATCTCCTTATTTGGTGATTAAGCATCGTGAACGTCCGCCAATCGATAAAAATATGCCGCTCAAAGATACCTCCTTGAAACTAAGACCCTTTGTCAGCTCCGATAATGATGGTTTAGTTCAGTTTCAAGCATTAGGGATGGATGGCATCGGTCGACCAGATGCTAAGATAAATTATCGTGTGATTGATACAAGTGATAAAAATAAAGTAACCTTTTCAGGAACAGATCCATCGATTGGGAGAGATTATATTTTTCCTAATTACCCAAAACTATTTGAACATGCGAATCGTTACTTAGAACTTTCCAGCAATTGGCAAACCAATACATTACTGACCAGTTCTTTGAAGGAAAATCATCTTTATAAAGTAGAAGCCACGATCACGCATGGGAAGGAAGAATCAAAACAAACCTACGATCAGTTCCAACTCTATAAGGTCACGAGCCAAGATACATTACCACGTCTCTTAAAATTTTATGGATTAGAAAAACAGCGGGCTACATTTATGCGGGATAATAACATGAAAGATGAGTTATTGACCCAAGGAAATACTGTTTTTATCCGAAATCCCAAAAAAAATCAAGGAAAAGCGTATCAATCACAGACACTTTCTAAAGCGGATAAAATTCGTTTAGATGCCTTGTCTGTTGGCCGAGGGAAACATTGTAAATACGGGTTTGAACCAATCAACATTGGTAGCGGGAATCTAATTTACGAAATGACAGATAGTGTTTGGTACGATTTTGAAGAAGAGCAACTTTTTGCCAGAACCTATAATTCTAAAGGCGGCGGTATGGATAGCCCAGTCGGCAGAAACTGGACACTAAATCAATACTTGACCCTAAACCAATTAGAAGACAAATCAATGATGCTCACAAAAGAAGATGGTGGTAAAATCTTTTTTGACCGTGGGAAAGATGGGCGTTATCAAGTATCAGACGATTCGCCTTATACATTGATGAAAAAAATCAAAGATGAAAAACGCAGCTTCGAATTAACGAATACAGAACAAAAGTTGACCTATCTATTTGATGCAACAGGGCAAATAAGAAAAATCACGAATGCCTACGGTCAAACTAAAGAATACAGCTACGAAGAAGAAACTGGATTTTTAAAAGCAATCAAACAATTTAACGGCGGCAAAGTTTTATTTGATTGGGATGGTAATGGGCACATAAAAAAAGCCACTTTCCCAGATCAGACAACGAACACCTTCGAATACGATGCAAAAGGAAACTTAACAAAAGTGACCGATGCGTTAGGGAAAAAAATAGCGTATACGTACAATGATAATCACTTTATGACCTCGTATTCTGATGACGAAGGAACATTACTTTATCAAAATAAATTTGATAAAGAAGGCCGTGTTATCGAACAAACGGATGCCAAAGACAATACTGTTACGATCACATATGATAAAAATAAAACGACGACGATCGATGGCAACGGAAATCAAGAAATCACCACCTATAATGACCATTTCCAACCAACAAAGATTGAGTACGCTGATGGTAAAAGTGAAACCAAGCGCTATAATGATCGCTACCAACTGATTGAGGAAATCGATCGAGCAGGGAATAAAACAACCTATGAAAACGATGCAAACGGGAATGTGACAAAAACAATCTTTCCAGATGGAAGTACAGAAGTCAGTTTGTATAATGCTCATAACCAATTGACAGAGCAAACCGATCGTTTAGGAAAGAAAACTAGTTATCACTATAACGAACAAGGGAAGTTATTACAAACCACACGTCCAGATGGAAAAACAATCACCTATTCTTATGATGGACAAGGAAAAGTGACGAGTAAGACCGATGCAAATGGAGCCGCTGAAAATTATACGTATCAGGCGGGGAATTTAACGTCGATTAGTGATGCTTATGGAGCAAAAACAGGGTATGAATATGATGCAAAAGGCTTAATCACCAAAGAATTTGATGCAGCTGGAAATGCTAAAACATTTAAACGAAATAAGCGTGGTGAACTGATTGAAGAAACTGATTTCAATGGGCATAAAAAGACCTATTCTTATAGTCCAGAAGGATACTTGCTTTCAGAAACAGATTTCAACGGAAATCAGACAAGTTTCACCTATGATAAATTAGGCAGAAAAACGGCTGAGACCAACCCCGCTGGTGGGAAAAAAACGTTTGAATATGATGCAAATGGAAATATAACAAAGGAAACAGATTATCTGGGGAATGCGAAAACATTTACTTATAATGAAGTAAACCAAGTAATCGAAGAAAAAACGGCTACAGGCTCCATTACGCGTTATACCTTAAATGCCCTGGGGAATCCTCTAACTGAAACAGTTGATGACAAGAAAAAAACAACCTATGCTTACGATAAAAATCAAAATCTAATCAAAAAAGTTGATGCCTTAAAACAAGAAACAACCTATGAATATGACCAAAAAAATCAACGGATCAAAGAAACCTATCCAGATCAAACGACGATTCTTTATGAATATGATGAGTTGGGCAATGTGACAGCTAAAACGGATCGTAATGGACTGAAAACTACCTATTCTTACAATGAAAAAAGTCAATTATTAAAGGAACTGTCAGGTGATCGTGAAACCAATTATGCCTATGATATACGAGGCAACAAGACATCTGAAACTGATCCTGAAACTAATCAGCGTTCTTTTGGATTCAATCCGCTAGGTTATCTTTCAGAGCAAACGGATGCTGCAGGGAATAAAACAGTCTATGAAACTGACAATCAAGGAAATGTGACGAAAATTACAGATCCAGATAATAACGTGTTAACCTACACGTATGATGGAGAAAGAAACGTCTTGTCACAAACCGATGCACTAGGAAATAAAAAATTATTTACCTATAATTCATTGAATCAGCTAGCTACAACCGTTGAAGCAACGGGGGATATTACCCAATATCATTATGATGCCAACAGTAATTTAGTTGAAAAAATCGATGCATTAGGGAATAAGACAACCTATAGTTATACAAAAGAGAATCAGCTACAAGCAGCAACAGATCCATTGGGACAACTAAAGCAGCTCTCTTATGATCTTAGTGGGAATTTAGTTTCATTTGAAGATGCCATCGGCCGAAAAACAACGTATTCTTATGATTTGCTAAATCAATTAACAAAAGAAGTAACGCCAGGAAAAGTCACAATCAAGTATAGCTATGATGTTCTTGGTCAGCGTATTAAGCAATCTGACAGTAATGGTAAAAGTGAAAGCTACACCTATGATAAAAATGGTCAGATGCTTACAGCAACAGATGAACAAAAACGAAAAATTTCCTATGAATACAATCTTTTTGGTGAAAAAATTGCCGAAACGGATGCTGCAGGAAATAAAACAAGCTATGCATACAATAAGTTAGGGCAGCAAACGACAATCACTCATCCACAGGAAACAAATCAAACGCTAACCTACGATCAATTAGGACATGTTTTGGAAGAAGTGATGCCAAACGGCGGGAAATATGCCTACAGCTATGATAAACGTGGAAATTTGATCAAAGAAACGAATCCACTAGGCGAAATACAAAGCTATGCCTATAACAAAAACGGTCAGCTGATTCAATCAGCAACGGCTAAAAATGAGGTCACAACTTATAGCTATGACAAAAATAATCGCTTGGTTGAAACCAAAGATCCTTTAGGCAATAGTCAAAAAATCAAGTATGATGCTAATGGGAATGTTATAACGGAAATAGACGCTGAAGGAAATCAAACAGCCTATGCCTATGATGGCAATAATCAGCTGATTCAAACCATCAATGCTAAAAAATTCGAACAAACAGTTAGTTATGATCCAGTTGGACGAAAAATTGCTGAAACAGATTTCAATGGCAATAAAACAAGTTACGAGTATAATGTCAATGACCAACTATTGAAAAAAACAGAACCAAATAAACGCATCACAACCTATGAATATGATGCACATGGAAATCTTTCAAAAATCACGGATCCTAAAAAAGCTGTGACTGAAATGACCTATACTGCCGATGGTCAATTGGCATCTGAAACGAATGCTAAAGGCTATAAACGATCATATGAGTACGATTCGTATCGCAATTTACTTGCAGTAAAAGACAACGTCAGAAAAGAACCACTTGAACAATATAGCTACAATAATTACCAGCAACGCGTATCAGAAACGAATGCAGCAGGTAAACAAACGACTTACGACTACAATAAATTTGGACAACTAACGAAACTAACCTATCCAAATCAAACCAATGTCTCATATAGTTATGACCTACTAGATCGAGTATCTGAACTAACGGATATACGCGGCAACAAAACCAAGACAGAATATGATGCCAACGGACAAGTGACCCGCTTTATCGCACCTGGTGAACAAGTTTCAACCTATGAATATGACAGTAATGGAAATGTAACCAAAGAACAGGATCCAATGGCGTTTACTTCTAGTTACACGTACGATAAATTAAATCAAGTAGCAGAAGAAACCGATGAACTTGGACACAAAACAACGTATGCTTATGATCCATTACAACAAGTCGAAAAAATCACAGATCCTAGAAACCATCAACAGACAATGGAATATGATGGAAACGGAAATTTAGTGAAAGAAACAGATGCAAAAGGCCAAGAAAAACACTTTGGCTATGATGCAAATGATCAACTGACTAGCGTGAAAAATCGATTAGGAAAAACAACCAATTATACCTACGATCTTCAAAGTAATTTGACTAGTGTCAAAGATGCACTTGGCAATCAGACTACGTTCAACTATTCGCCAACGGGTGAGTTGGATAGTGTTCTTTCAGCGAATGGCAAAAAAGAAAGCTATGAGTACACATTAGATGGACAACTAGCGCAAACAACGACACCAAAAGAAGAGACGATTCAATACAAGTACGATGAAATGAATCAGCTTGTCGAAAAAGTCACCAAAAATGCTAACTTCACGTATACTTATACGGATGAAGAAAAAATGGCAAGTGCAGCCTATGAAACAACGGAGCCAACTGTAGAAATCGGCAATGAAGCTCTGAAACAAGCTGTCCCAACTAAAGGCGAAGTTGCATTTGAATACAATCAATATGGAGATGTAACAAAAGCAACGGATGAATTAGGTGAAAACTTAACATACGGCTATGATGCTTTAGGACGCAAGACTAGCGTAACCTACCCAAGTGAACGAAAAATCACGTATGAATATGACAAGAAAAACCAACTAACCGTTGTAGCAGATGGTGATCAAAAAACGGTATACGAACACGACGGAGCAGGTCAAATCAAAAAAATCAGTTACCCAAATGGTACAATCACACACTATGACTATTTAGCCACAGGCGAAATCAGCTCAGCTGAAACCTTAGAAGCAAATGGAAAATCATTGGCAAAAATGACCTACGCGTACGATGAAAATGACAATCTCCAAAAAGAAACGATTCATTACCCGAAATTAACCCTTGAAAAAAACTATGAGTATGATGCCGAAGATCAATTGACGAAAGTCACTGAAATCGAGGGCAAGAAAAAGACCGAAATCGAATACTATTACGATGATGCTGGTAATCGAATCACTTATTCAGAAAAGGTCAATGACAAAGAGAAAACCTTCTATGAGTATAAAGTCAATAACATGAATCAAGTGACTGAAATTACGAGTGAAAAAGGCGCTAAATTTGAGTATGATGCCAATGGCAATGTCGCCAAAAAAATCGCCATGACCGGTGAAGTAACGACCTATCTTTATGATGTAGAAGATCGTTTGATCCAAGAAACAAGTAGTTATGGTGTTTATACCCTTTACGGCTACGATGCACTAGGTAATCGTGTGATCAAAGGTACGGCAACCGAACATGGGCGTCGAATTAAAACCGATCTAAAAGCTTGGATGAAACAAACCGATTGTACCGCCCAATTAGCTTTAAATAACCAAGATGTCACCTTACATGAAATCTTAACAGCTGTAGCAAAACAACCAATCATGGCGGATCGCTTACGCTGTTTACCAAAAGATCGTCCGTGGCGCAAAGACCATGATAAACCAAGAAAAACCGTTGAAACGGAGAAGCTGAAAAAAGAACTGGATAAAAACCATTCAATCAAAATCGTTACGTCATTGAATGAATACAATCAAGAACACACGAGTCCAGCAAAACTAACCCAAGAAACCTATGATAAAAGAATTAAAACCACCCAAAGACAAGAATTTACCTTTGGGGAAGAAACGGATATTTTAGGAGACCAAGAAGATCAATACCATCGTGATGGTTATAGCAGTATCGGGACGATCACGAATCGACAAAGCGGTGAATTAATCACCAATACCTTGTATAATGAATATGGGGAAGCCGCCTTGCGTTTAGAAAACGAATACGGATACCGCAGTGAATACCATGATCAGTCGAATCGGATCCATTTACGTGCAAGAGAATACAGCACCACAATAGGACGTTTCTTACAAGAAGATAGTTGGTATGGAAAAATGGAACAACCCCAGAGTCAAAATCGCTATATTTACGTAGAAAACAATCCACAAAAATACCGTGACCGTAGTGGAAATGCCGGTTGGTGGTCTAAAGCATGGAATAATGTGAAGAAAACGGTCAGAAATGTTTGGAATGGCGTGAAGAGAGTCGTCAACACTGTATGGAATGCGATTGTCCCACCTGCTTATCGTTCACCAAGTTCTTGGAGTGGGGTTGCCTCAGGGATTAACTATATAGGAAACTATGTGGCAAGATCGTATACTCCACGGCGCAATTACGTAGGTGTCAATTATATCCGGGGAAGAAATGGTCAACCTGTAGGGTATCAGACGTACAATCAAGCGTTGTATTATCAAAGTGCGGCGTATCGCTATCAAGTACAAGTTCAACGAGCGAAAGCAACGCGTATGATGGCAACTGTTCGAATCAAGAAAGCTTGTGATACGGCAGATAAAAAATGGACGGGTGCGAAAAATTCTACCAAGAGCTCAGGAATATGGGCATGGACTGGACTACCTACTTTAGCAAGTGGTGGAAGTGCATTGACAGGAAAAGCTGTTGCTAGTGTGGCAGGGAAATCTGCTCTAGCTTTAGGAAGCGGAGCATTAGGTGGTTTATTTGTAGGGTTAGTTGGAATAGGACTTAACACACGAGCGAAGGATTTACAGACCGATGACGGAATAGATGCTAGAAACTATGGGGTGAACAGACTACCTAAAGGCTGGACATCGAATGATTATAATGTAAGTGGTCAACGAGGATCATTGGTTGTTGATAATTTAGGTCGTAGAAGGATTAGCGTTGATCGGACCAGTGGAAAAACGACTTATTATAGTGCGACTGGGGAAACTTTAGGTGAAAACGAGAGTGATGGTTTAGGAACTTTGTCAGATGGAAAGGCTATTCCTAAACCAAAAGAAAATCATAATGTAAAAACTAATGGCAGAGTTGGTGATTTACCAGTTAATGGTGAGCCTAATTCAAGTTCTGATTTGTATGATAAATCAGGAGATCTTTTACAAAGGAGATTTTATGACAAAAATGGTCAGGCTGAACTAGATATAGATTTTAAACATAGTGATGGACATAATAACCACACATTCCCGCATGAGCATAATTGGGATTGGAGTGGTAAAAAGCCAAGTAGAAAGTAGGTCAGATAATTTATGGATTACAAATTGATTAATAATGAGGATGATATACGAACATTTATGGAAAGTTTTTATTATTTCCATGATAGTTGTCTTAAAGAACTAAAATATGTAAGTGGCGGATATTTGAATCCTGATGGAAGTATGCATCCCATAAACTCAGTTAGAAGCACGAATATGATTTTTCAAAGTCAAAGAGCAGAGTATTCCACAATTGAGATTCAGTTTAATTATATTAATAAACTAAATCTAGAACCAAGAGATGAAACTTACGATAGTATTATTTATGATGCTTCTTTAAAGAAAATAGAAGATTTGTTTTATTGGAGTGACTGGGGAGGTTTTTCTTT
The DNA window shown above is from Enterococcus sp. 12C11_DIV0727 and carries:
- a CDS encoding RHS repeat-associated core domain-containing protein; protein product: MSRKGWKRKSLTLFVTGIQLLGLFPWGALQSFAQENEQAETVGSSEAIAPQEKVKKEDLDQQTQQKLKKADASTEKENETTEKTEDKTETTLDVAPQLKSAFEADENSMLTSVKDDMAKKGLTELVADRSETTKTFIHPETGEGETVVFTEPIHFEKEKDNWQEFEGTFQAEKDTFIAKEQIEVQVPKEVTEKEVPTVKVGDATVGIGLSDDKYEVQSVKDDKVLLAAENNLEPVEISYQPTGVKVSQYISEETDLTTVKFTLKLPDTLQAKDEKEQGIIGLYDGEKLVSAVPTPTIETIAGDFISTAEADFDSKTNTLTLKALDTEKRQNIKAARVNVQFVQAKIEQGIEATSIRQYDDKMNYWFQDYMYIGYDDGYNGTLGAAHFVTYGLIKIPDAELKKIGKGREIESANLSLFRTGAPGFWGDRAKDGSGKVVNRHFEVHGLTKDIGAFSKATYKGFSDAKFPYGPPANESGKETMIGGIDPNNRRVNFDITNLANDWINGGSNFGMIVKTNKVTSHELPYSTAEVFAAPKGGVTTTSPYLVIKHRERPPIDKNMPLKDTSLKLRPFVSSDNDGLVQFQALGMDGIGRPDAKINYRVIDTSDKNKVTFSGTDPSIGRDYIFPNYPKLFEHANRYLELSSNWQTNTLLTSSLKENHLYKVEATITHGKEESKQTYDQFQLYKVTSQDTLPRLLKFYGLEKQRATFMRDNNMKDELLTQGNTVFIRNPKKNQGKAYQSQTLSKADKIRLDALSVGRGKHCKYGFEPINIGSGNLIYEMTDSVWYDFEEEQLFARTYNSKGGGMDSPVGRNWTLNQYLTLNQLEDKSMMLTKEDGGKIFFDRGKDGRYQVSDDSPYTLMKKIKDEKRSFELTNTEQKLTYLFDATGQIRKITNAYGQTKEYSYEEETGFLKAIKQFNGGKVLFDWDGNGHIKKATFPDQTTNTFEYDAKGNLTKVTDALGKKIAYTYNDNHFMTSYSDDEGTLLYQNKFDKEGRVIEQTDAKDNTVTITYDKNKTTTIDGNGNQEITTYNDHFQPTKIEYADGKSETKRYNDRYQLIEEIDRAGNKTTYENDANGNVTKTIFPDGSTEVSLYNAHNQLTEQTDRLGKKTSYHYNEQGKLLQTTRPDGKTITYSYDGQGKVTSKTDANGAAENYTYQAGNLTSISDAYGAKTGYEYDAKGLITKEFDAAGNAKTFKRNKRGELIEETDFNGHKKTYSYSPEGYLLSETDFNGNQTSFTYDKLGRKTAETNPAGGKKTFEYDANGNITKETDYLGNAKTFTYNEVNQVIEEKTATGSITRYTLNALGNPLTETVDDKKKTTYAYDKNQNLIKKVDALKQETTYEYDQKNQRIKETYPDQTTILYEYDELGNVTAKTDRNGLKTTYSYNEKSQLLKELSGDRETNYAYDIRGNKTSETDPETNQRSFGFNPLGYLSEQTDAAGNKTVYETDNQGNVTKITDPDNNVLTYTYDGERNVLSQTDALGNKKLFTYNSLNQLATTVEATGDITQYHYDANSNLVEKIDALGNKTTYSYTKENQLQAATDPLGQLKQLSYDLSGNLVSFEDAIGRKTTYSYDLLNQLTKEVTPGKVTIKYSYDVLGQRIKQSDSNGKSESYTYDKNGQMLTATDEQKRKISYEYNLFGEKIAETDAAGNKTSYAYNKLGQQTTITHPQETNQTLTYDQLGHVLEEVMPNGGKYAYSYDKRGNLIKETNPLGEIQSYAYNKNGQLIQSATAKNEVTTYSYDKNNRLVETKDPLGNSQKIKYDANGNVITEIDAEGNQTAYAYDGNNQLIQTINAKKFEQTVSYDPVGRKIAETDFNGNKTSYEYNVNDQLLKKTEPNKRITTYEYDAHGNLSKITDPKKAVTEMTYTADGQLASETNAKGYKRSYEYDSYRNLLAVKDNVRKEPLEQYSYNNYQQRVSETNAAGKQTTYDYNKFGQLTKLTYPNQTNVSYSYDLLDRVSELTDIRGNKTKTEYDANGQVTRFIAPGEQVSTYEYDSNGNVTKEQDPMAFTSSYTYDKLNQVAEETDELGHKTTYAYDPLQQVEKITDPRNHQQTMEYDGNGNLVKETDAKGQEKHFGYDANDQLTSVKNRLGKTTNYTYDLQSNLTSVKDALGNQTTFNYSPTGELDSVLSANGKKESYEYTLDGQLAQTTTPKEETIQYKYDEMNQLVEKVTKNANFTYTYTDEEKMASAAYETTEPTVEIGNEALKQAVPTKGEVAFEYNQYGDVTKATDELGENLTYGYDALGRKTSVTYPSERKITYEYDKKNQLTVVADGDQKTVYEHDGAGQIKKISYPNGTITHYDYLATGEISSAETLEANGKSLAKMTYAYDENDNLQKETIHYPKLTLEKNYEYDAEDQLTKVTEIEGKKKTEIEYYYDDAGNRITYSEKVNDKEKTFYEYKVNNMNQVTEITSEKGAKFEYDANGNVAKKIAMTGEVTTYLYDVEDRLIQETSSYGVYTLYGYDALGNRVIKGTATEHGRRIKTDLKAWMKQTDCTAQLALNNQDVTLHEILTAVAKQPIMADRLRCLPKDRPWRKDHDKPRKTVETEKLKKELDKNHSIKIVTSLNEYNQEHTSPAKLTQETYDKRIKTTQRQEFTFGEETDILGDQEDQYHRDGYSSIGTITNRQSGELITNTLYNEYGEAALRLENEYGYRSEYHDQSNRIHLRAREYSTTIGRFLQEDSWYGKMEQPQSQNRYIYVENNPQKYRDRSGNAGWWSKAWNNVKKTVRNVWNGVKRVVNTVWNAIVPPAYRSPSSWSGVASGINYIGNYVARSYTPRRNYVGVNYIRGRNGQPVGYQTYNQALYYQSAAYRYQVQVQRAKATRMMATVRIKKACDTADKKWTGAKNSTKSSGIWAWTGLPTLASGGSALTGKAVASVAGKSALALGSGALGGLFVGLVGIGLNTRAKDLQTDDGIDARNYGVNRLPKGWTSNDYNVSGQRGSLVVDNLGRRRISVDRTSGKTTYYSATGETLGENESDGLGTLSDGKAIPKPKENHNVKTNGRVGDLPVNGEPNSSSDLYDKSGDLLQRRFYDKNGQAELDIDFKHSDGHNNHTFPHEHNWDWSGKKPSRK